The Mycolicibacterium mageritense genome contains a region encoding:
- a CDS encoding type VII secretion target has translation MANGLEVDAAGLRTAAANGEGTAAELATGTVEAGRGTTPSQAGVAAILAAAQSARTRQSGRISGQSDDLSVSATRYDTTDDDGRDAITTVSV, from the coding sequence GTGGCAAACGGACTGGAAGTCGATGCAGCTGGCTTGCGCACCGCAGCTGCGAACGGTGAAGGCACGGCGGCGGAGCTCGCCACCGGAACCGTGGAAGCCGGGCGGGGCACGACGCCGAGTCAGGCCGGCGTGGCTGCGATCCTCGCCGCTGCCCAGTCCGCCCGCACCCGCCAGTCCGGCCGCATCTCCGGCCAGTCCGATGATCTCTCAGTGAGCGCCACCCGCTACGACACCACGGACGACGACGGCCGCGACGCCATCACCACGGTGAGCGTGTGA
- a CDS encoding group I truncated hemoglobin — MSSIYDQIGGAESLEAVVDDFYDRVLADERLAGFFTGTNMARLKGKQVEFFAAALGGPIPYTGAPMRQVHQGRGITMGHFDLVAGHLADSLAAVGVPEAIVDQILGAIAPLANEIATARSA; from the coding sequence ATGTCGAGCATCTATGACCAGATCGGTGGGGCCGAGTCGTTGGAGGCGGTGGTCGACGATTTCTATGACCGTGTGCTGGCCGACGAACGCCTGGCGGGCTTCTTCACCGGAACCAACATGGCCCGGCTCAAGGGCAAGCAGGTGGAGTTCTTCGCGGCCGCCCTTGGCGGACCGATCCCGTACACCGGCGCACCGATGCGTCAGGTCCATCAGGGCCGCGGCATCACCATGGGGCATTTCGACTTGGTGGCCGGGCATCTCGCCGACAGCCTGGCGGCGGTGGGCGTCCCGGAAGCCATCGTGGACCAGATCCTCGGTGCGATCGCACCGCTGGCGAACGAGATTGCGACTGCGCGCAGCGCATGA
- a CDS encoding DUF2185 domain-containing protein, translating to MANKKFRLSAEDIVPGLAADDGCFATDRILVDGSPVGYMYRDGSGWVFTAGDETPEYLADSGHVNLLSLNEIANYDRAILPYLQAPPGSAFVRHEDAFVEDPEGAPRDPDEPTPPALNPQFPVVNAYHELTADWVLTVPEPMNFRIDQDAGSSRAVFWRPGLTAMLSPWGNPRGDAPAVRLQQVKAHVSPRGFDDAEWSENGVHYLTYRLAEDGRLPALYGFVVSSAGHLQVAAYFDSGDDLTSAQALVRSITIRR from the coding sequence GTGGCGAACAAGAAGTTCCGCTTGTCGGCCGAGGACATCGTGCCGGGCCTCGCTGCCGACGATGGTTGCTTCGCTACGGACCGAATCCTGGTGGACGGCAGCCCGGTCGGCTACATGTACCGCGACGGCTCGGGCTGGGTGTTCACCGCTGGGGATGAGACCCCCGAGTATTTGGCGGACTCCGGCCACGTGAACCTGTTGTCGCTCAACGAGATCGCCAACTACGACCGCGCGATCCTGCCGTACCTCCAGGCGCCGCCCGGCTCAGCGTTCGTCCGGCACGAAGACGCGTTCGTCGAAGACCCCGAGGGCGCCCCGCGTGATCCGGATGAGCCGACACCGCCGGCGCTCAACCCGCAGTTCCCCGTCGTGAACGCCTACCACGAGCTCACCGCGGACTGGGTGCTCACGGTGCCCGAACCGATGAACTTCCGCATCGACCAAGACGCGGGCTCGTCGCGCGCGGTGTTCTGGCGCCCGGGTCTGACGGCGATGCTCAGCCCGTGGGGCAACCCGAGGGGCGACGCCCCCGCCGTTCGCCTGCAACAGGTGAAGGCCCATGTGTCGCCGCGGGGGTTCGACGACGCCGAGTGGTCGGAGAACGGCGTGCACTACCTGACGTACCGCCTCGCCGAAGATGGGCGGCTGCCGGCGCTCTACGGCTTCGTGGTGAGCAGCGCCGGCCACCTGCAGGTGGCCGCGTACTTCGACAGCGGAGACGACCTGACGTCGGCGCAGGCACTGGTGCGGTCGATCACGATCAGGCGATGA
- a CDS encoding TetR/AcrR family transcriptional regulator, translating into MPSGQRSRRWSGVPLGERSALRRDELIAAGVKLLGSAEGPALTVRAVCRDAELTERYFYESFADRDEFVRAVYDDVCTKAMAALSTAQTPREAVERFVALMVDDPTRGRVLLLAPESEPVLTRSGAEWMPSFIDLLQHKLTRIADPVRQAMVATSLIGALTALFTAYLNDRLPASREQFIDYCVDLLLGRVPSF; encoded by the coding sequence GTGCCGTCCGGTCAACGCTCGCGCCGATGGTCAGGCGTCCCCCTGGGGGAACGTTCGGCCTTACGCCGCGATGAACTCATCGCCGCCGGCGTGAAATTGCTCGGCAGCGCCGAGGGCCCGGCTCTGACCGTGCGCGCGGTTTGCCGAGACGCCGAGCTCACCGAACGATACTTCTACGAGAGCTTCGCCGACCGCGACGAGTTCGTCCGCGCGGTTTACGACGACGTCTGCACCAAGGCCATGGCGGCGCTGTCGACCGCACAGACCCCGAGGGAGGCGGTGGAGCGGTTCGTGGCGCTGATGGTCGACGACCCGACGCGCGGACGCGTGCTGCTCCTGGCCCCGGAGTCCGAGCCGGTGCTCACCCGCTCAGGCGCGGAATGGATGCCGAGTTTCATCGACCTGTTGCAGCACAAGCTGACCCGCATCGCCGACCCGGTGCGACAGGCCATGGTGGCCACGAGCCTGATCGGCGCACTGACGGCGCTGTTCACCGCCTACCTCAACGATCGGTTGCCGGCCAGCCGCGAACAGTTCATCGACTACTGCGTGGATCTGCTTCTGGGCCGCGTGCCCAGCTTCTGA
- a CDS encoding recombinase family protein yields the protein MVITRHAVRIRITLAGTTVWKVAYTVTERGRESNFITHHAAEAAARQLGAEPLGGSAAGHCLWRPSTAKSLADSLEHARPGDVIVVAAADRLGRDVPEMSNTIRELREKAITVRALREVLDSSTPVGEAMLNLLIAVGGIELAYGKERRAASRAARKARGQSIGRPKALSESKAAQLVRLVRAGEPVAMAAEAFGISRASAYRIVKDAALDGPETEEKVA from the coding sequence GTGGTTATCACCCGGCACGCCGTCCGCATCCGGATCACGCTGGCCGGAACCACGGTGTGGAAGGTGGCGTACACCGTGACTGAACGCGGTCGGGAGTCGAACTTCATCACGCACCACGCCGCCGAGGCCGCGGCCCGGCAACTGGGTGCAGAACCTCTTGGCGGATCGGCGGCCGGGCATTGTCTGTGGAGGCCGTCTACAGCGAAGAGTTTGGCGGACAGCCTCGAGCACGCGCGCCCGGGTGACGTCATCGTGGTCGCCGCAGCGGATCGTCTCGGCCGCGACGTGCCGGAGATGAGCAACACGATCCGGGAGCTCCGGGAGAAGGCGATCACCGTCCGCGCACTCCGCGAAGTCCTCGACAGCAGCACGCCGGTCGGCGAGGCGATGCTGAACCTCCTCATCGCCGTGGGCGGGATCGAGCTTGCCTACGGCAAGGAGCGCCGCGCAGCGAGCCGGGCCGCCCGCAAAGCCCGTGGCCAGTCCATCGGCCGGCCCAAGGCACTGAGCGAATCGAAGGCAGCGCAGCTCGTGCGACTGGTTCGCGCCGGGGAGCCGGTCGCGATGGCCGCCGAGGCATTCGGGATCAGCCGCGCTTCGGCGTACCGGATCGTGAAGGACGCTGCCCTCGACGGTCCCGAGACAGAGGAGAAGGTGGCATGA
- a CDS encoding toll/interleukin-1 receptor domain-containing protein produces the protein MITEPPQVFMSYSHDDEEHRDWVLQLSHRLRSNGVDVYLDRWNVSLGGNLAHYMERAADQKYRVIAVVSENYSRKCNEREGGAGVESQMLSARLFADLDSDAVIPIIRNNPNNPPVLPAFLAGRMYEDFRDDASQEAAYERLLREIHGAPVDVAPPLGPIPLEGRTAVEASLAIRNSPERWHNPADHGDVEFVYSQNSGKYRLGSGTAQFTLDVGQRGLGTVYVLNDPGDIANVAVINRALERAHLLADVSQFDLSSRIVDARAGDAIALHNRYGFWALVYITKVHAREALNRELVIDFRFQIQLDRTPNFSGFKFPDAEATG, from the coding sequence GTGATCACCGAACCGCCCCAAGTCTTTATGTCGTACTCGCACGACGACGAAGAGCACCGAGATTGGGTTCTGCAACTGTCACACCGACTGCGCAGCAACGGCGTCGACGTCTACTTGGACCGCTGGAACGTCAGCCTCGGCGGCAACCTGGCCCACTACATGGAGCGCGCCGCTGACCAGAAGTACCGCGTGATCGCGGTCGTGTCCGAGAACTACAGCCGTAAGTGCAACGAGCGAGAAGGCGGTGCCGGCGTAGAGAGCCAGATGCTCTCCGCTCGCTTGTTCGCGGACTTGGACTCCGACGCGGTGATCCCGATCATCCGGAACAACCCGAACAACCCGCCGGTGCTGCCGGCGTTCCTCGCCGGGCGGATGTACGAGGATTTCCGCGACGACGCCTCGCAGGAGGCCGCGTACGAGCGCCTGCTCCGCGAGATCCACGGAGCCCCAGTCGACGTCGCGCCACCGTTGGGCCCGATCCCCCTGGAAGGCCGCACAGCCGTCGAAGCAAGTCTGGCGATCAGAAACTCACCGGAGCGGTGGCACAACCCGGCAGACCACGGTGACGTCGAATTCGTCTACTCCCAGAACAGCGGCAAGTACAGGCTCGGAAGCGGCACCGCGCAGTTCACGCTGGACGTCGGACAACGCGGGCTCGGGACCGTCTACGTGCTCAACGATCCCGGTGACATCGCCAACGTCGCGGTGATCAACCGTGCGCTAGAACGTGCGCACCTACTCGCCGACGTGTCCCAGTTCGACCTGAGCAGTCGAATCGTGGATGCGCGGGCCGGCGATGCCATCGCGCTACACAATCGGTACGGCTTCTGGGCTCTCGTGTACATCACCAAGGTCCACGCGCGCGAGGCGTTGAACCGCGAGCTCGTGATCGACTTCCGGTTCCAGATACAACTCGACCGGACTCCGAACTTCAGCGGATTCAAGTTCCCCGACGCCGAGGCAACGGGTTAG
- a CDS encoding oxygenase MpaB family protein gives MTQDTSETCPVTSGSAALATGCPVGPGGYDAPPTPLGPDSLTWKYFGDWRGMLQGPWAGSMQNMHPQLGAAVEEHSIFFQERWPRLLRSLYPIGGVVFDTDRAPQTGAEVRDYHVNIKGVDSQGRRYHALNPDVFYWAHSTFFVGTIIVADRLAGGITEAEKRQLFEEHKQWYSMYGMSMRPVPETWEDFQIYWDHMCRNVLENNKAARDVLDLSELPKPPFASKMPDWLWALQRRYIVHPLFVWFTVGLYDPAVRELMGYTWSERDERRHRLLGKVIGHIFKLVPVRRRMHPRARAGWDRATGRIPADTPLVHTPARNLPPIGHRDNGMHYCPKV, from the coding sequence GTGACTCAAGATACTTCTGAGACATGCCCGGTGACCAGCGGTTCCGCTGCGTTGGCGACTGGGTGCCCGGTCGGCCCCGGCGGGTACGACGCGCCGCCCACGCCGCTCGGCCCCGACTCGCTGACGTGGAAGTACTTCGGTGACTGGCGCGGCATGCTGCAGGGGCCGTGGGCCGGCTCCATGCAGAACATGCACCCGCAACTCGGTGCGGCCGTCGAAGAGCACTCGATCTTCTTCCAGGAGCGCTGGCCGCGGCTGCTGCGCTCGCTGTACCCGATCGGCGGTGTCGTGTTCGACACCGACCGCGCCCCGCAGACCGGCGCCGAGGTACGCGACTATCACGTCAACATCAAAGGTGTCGATTCCCAGGGGCGCCGCTATCACGCGCTGAACCCCGACGTCTTCTACTGGGCGCATTCGACGTTCTTCGTCGGCACGATCATCGTGGCCGACCGGCTGGCCGGCGGCATCACCGAGGCCGAGAAGCGCCAGCTGTTCGAAGAACACAAGCAGTGGTACTCGATGTACGGCATGAGCATGCGGCCGGTGCCGGAGACCTGGGAGGACTTCCAGATCTACTGGGACCACATGTGCCGCAACGTGTTGGAGAACAACAAGGCCGCGCGTGACGTGCTCGACCTGTCCGAGTTGCCCAAGCCGCCGTTCGCGTCGAAGATGCCGGACTGGCTGTGGGCGCTGCAGCGCCGCTACATCGTGCACCCGCTGTTCGTGTGGTTCACGGTCGGCCTGTATGACCCCGCGGTGCGGGAACTGATGGGCTACACGTGGTCCGAGCGCGACGAGCGGCGGCACCGCCTGCTCGGCAAGGTGATCGGTCACATCTTCAAGCTGGTGCCGGTGCGACGCCGCATGCACCCGCGGGCCCGCGCCGGGTGGGACCGCGCCACGGGCCGCATTCCCGCCGACACTCCGCTGGTGCACACGCCCGCGCGCAATCTGCCGCCGATCGGGCACCGCGACAACGGAATGCACTACTGCCCGAAGGTTTGA
- a CDS encoding DUF732 domain-containing protein, with protein MLSLRSPRHLPARVIATALSACALSAAMAFGIAPAHASTEDDRFLEIVKQLNVPMNSPEEAIQAGHGICDKVAAGKIEPARTVRSILSQLTSNGLEKGVAVNLIWGAVDVYCPQYRSLVGR; from the coding sequence ATGCTGTCCCTGCGTTCTCCGCGGCACCTGCCCGCTCGGGTCATCGCCACAGCGCTCAGCGCGTGCGCGCTGTCCGCGGCCATGGCGTTCGGAATCGCGCCGGCACATGCCAGCACCGAGGACGACAGGTTCCTCGAGATCGTCAAGCAGCTCAACGTCCCCATGAACTCCCCCGAGGAAGCCATCCAGGCCGGCCACGGGATCTGCGACAAGGTCGCAGCGGGCAAGATCGAGCCGGCCCGCACGGTGCGCAGCATCCTGAGCCAGCTGACCTCCAACGGCCTGGAGAAGGGCGTGGCCGTCAATCTGATCTGGGGTGCGGTCGACGTCTATTGCCCGCAGTACCGCTCGCTCGTGGGCCGCTGA